A genome region from Clostridium sp. JN-9 includes the following:
- a CDS encoding VIT and VWA domain-containing protein, which translates to MLNYGIRDIKGLEDNIVLKDVKVNANICGEFGEITINQVYENLGNSFVDGTYIFPIPETAVISGLEVDFGGRTLKTLIDEKDKALKVYNNAKETGERTFTLDEIAPHLYQISIGKIIPGEKINIKLSYIDELKYNDKTFKLNIPAIREPRDIEGVKVKKVVNKALRRSINKSVNYNFKLNIIVESLCRLDFDSPSHYINVEREGDNVAKITLDEEFEYYDEDFILLLKEKEDEEASGMIYEYKENNEKKSIIYLRLVPKLDAIEDDKNEQYIFLIDISETMKGEKLEQAKDALQLCIRNLSQGDTFDIVAMGDTLKYFCEEGVAEFNSDTLRSASRWIDELTTESDADIFGAIKYSLENEGEGNTILIFTDDEIDEEEELLEYVRNNLNNNRIFCFGIDSSVNSYFLNKLAHESYGKAEFIFSGERIEPKVLRQFTRIENPEIDDIKINWGDLKVDETYPRTIDYIYDREPFSIFARADGEVQGEIIITGVVGDKPYLKKVDLDNFNTEDNANLIQKVWARKRIKSLEMNMISERGEIKESMRKKVVEISKKYNILSLETSFILIEEREEKVLGIGLKNIIPLKVNEKNLSNDIIENIKDADLNEPSFLYKTHKKSNNKYKDDTDYLDKKYPRDKILRIMAKNQFADGSFVDNEDLSTKDKVETTAMSIIAFTCGDEDITIYVNQLNKSIEFLLNCLSSNNDDYDSRLNNLVMLSLEISLDKEIIKLKNKNNVIDAVNNLYAELYPDAVENWMDKPISRNHIISLFNLSHDGKSIEEDIIINKENSSIYSLAKLGVLETL; encoded by the coding sequence GTGTTAAATTATGGCATAAGAGATATTAAGGGATTAGAGGATAACATTGTTTTAAAAGATGTAAAAGTTAATGCTAATATTTGTGGAGAATTTGGAGAAATTACAATAAATCAAGTTTATGAAAATTTAGGGAACAGCTTTGTTGACGGTACATATATTTTCCCAATACCTGAAACTGCAGTGATTTCCGGACTGGAGGTGGATTTTGGGGGCAGAACATTAAAAACATTAATTGATGAAAAAGACAAGGCGCTTAAAGTATATAATAATGCTAAGGAAACAGGAGAAAGAACATTTACCTTAGATGAGATAGCACCGCATTTATACCAGATATCAATAGGAAAAATAATTCCTGGTGAAAAAATCAATATAAAGCTGTCATATATTGATGAACTTAAATATAATGATAAAACATTTAAATTAAATATTCCTGCCATAAGGGAGCCAAGGGATATTGAAGGAGTAAAGGTTAAAAAAGTTGTAAATAAGGCTTTAAGAAGATCAATAAACAAAAGTGTAAATTATAACTTTAAGTTAAATATTATAGTTGAATCACTATGCAGACTTGATTTTGATTCCCCTTCACATTATATAAATGTTGAACGGGAAGGAGATAATGTAGCAAAAATAACACTTGATGAAGAATTTGAATATTATGATGAAGACTTTATACTTTTGCTTAAAGAAAAAGAAGATGAAGAAGCCAGCGGCATGATTTACGAATATAAAGAAAACAATGAAAAGAAGAGTATTATATACCTAAGACTTGTACCAAAATTAGATGCTATTGAAGATGATAAAAATGAACAATACATTTTTTTAATAGATATCTCTGAAACCATGAAGGGTGAAAAGTTGGAGCAGGCAAAAGATGCACTGCAGCTATGTATTAGAAATTTAAGTCAGGGAGATACTTTTGATATTGTGGCTATGGGAGATACTTTAAAATATTTCTGCGAAGAAGGAGTTGCTGAGTTTAATTCTGATACATTAAGAAGTGCTTCCAGGTGGATTGATGAATTGACTACGGAAAGTGATGCAGATATTTTTGGGGCAATTAAATACAGCCTTGAAAACGAAGGTGAGGGAAATACCATTCTTATTTTCACCGATGATGAAATAGATGAAGAAGAAGAATTGCTGGAATATGTAAGAAATAATTTAAACAATAATAGGATATTCTGCTTTGGAATTGATTCTTCTGTTAACAGTTACTTTTTAAATAAACTTGCACATGAAAGTTATGGTAAGGCTGAATTCATTTTCAGCGGTGAAAGAATTGAACCTAAAGTATTGAGGCAGTTTACCAGAATTGAAAATCCCGAAATTGATGATATAAAAATTAATTGGGGAGATTTAAAAGTTGATGAAACTTATCCAAGAACCATAGACTATATATATGACAGGGAGCCTTTTTCTATTTTTGCCAGAGCAGATGGAGAAGTTCAGGGAGAGATAATTATTACTGGTGTGGTAGGAGATAAACCTTATTTGAAAAAGGTAGATCTGGATAACTTTAATACAGAAGATAATGCAAATCTGATTCAAAAGGTATGGGCAAGAAAAAGAATTAAATCCTTAGAAATGAATATGATTTCTGAAAGAGGAGAAATCAAGGAATCCATGAGAAAAAAGGTTGTTGAGATTTCTAAAAAGTATAATATTCTAAGCTTAGAAACTTCATTTATATTAATTGAAGAAAGAGAAGAAAAAGTTTTAGGAATAGGACTTAAAAATATTATTCCATTAAAAGTAAATGAGAAGAATCTTTCTAATGATATAATTGAAAATATTAAGGATGCTGATTTAAATGAGCCATCATTTTTATATAAAACACATAAAAAATCTAATAATAAATATAAAGATGATACAGATTATCTGGATAAAAAATATCCAAGAGATAAGATATTAAGAATAATGGCTAAAAATCAGTTTGCAGATGGGTCATTTGTGGATAATGAAGATTTAAGCACTAAGGATAAAGTAGAAACAACAGCCATGAGCATTATTGCATTTACATGTGGTGATGAAGATATTACTATTTATGTAAATCAGTTAAATAAATCCATAGAATTTTTATTGAATTGTCTCAGCAGCAATAATGATGATTATGACAGCAGACTGAATAACTTAGTTATGCTTTCATTGGAGATTTCACTGGATAAGGAGATAATTAAATTAAAAAATAAAAATAATGTTATAGATGCTGTAAATAATCTATATGCTGAATTATATCCGGATGCTGTGGAGAACTGGATGGATAAACCTATATCCAGAAATCATATTATATCCCTTTTTAATCTTTCTCATGATGGAAAATCCATTGAAGAAGACATCATAATCAATAAAGAAAATTCATCAATTTATAGTTTGGCAAAGCTGGGAGTTCTGGAAACATTGTAA
- a CDS encoding PrkA family serine protein kinase, whose amino-acid sequence MDFKGLIEKDREKRKSDKFEITFLEYLDMLKNDKDICMLAHQRIYEIIMNKGVDIQNPEENPRIRKIYGNETIKKYNFFKEDFFGIDMTLMKIVNFFYSASMKGEESRQILYLVGPVGSGKSSIVESIKKALENSSEIYALKGCPMHEEPMHLIPKHLRKTFEEALGVQIEGDLCPVCRSRLKTEYNGEFEKFPIIKTDFSIRSRKGIGVVPPVDPNNQDASVLVGSVDISKMDLYSEDDPRILSLNGAFNVGNRGIVEFIEVFKNDVEYLHTIITATQEKSIPSPGKGSMIYFDGVIIAHSNEAEWNKFKADHTNEAILDRIVKVEVPYCLELNEETKIYEKILKKSNYKSHIAPHTIEIAAMFAILSRLSPSNKVDLFTKLKIYNGEDIVEKGTTKKIDITELREEAGVREGMEGISTRFIIKAIDNALSESSFNCINPLSVMESLIKSVKNMDIQDDVKKKYIALLQDTIRKEYNKILEKEITKAFIISFREQAESLFNNYLDHAEAFVNLTKIKDTSTGEQLEPDEKFMRSIEEQIGISEGSSKGFRSDVTSYMFYLVRKGGRIDYTSYEPLKEAIEKKLTASVREMSRIITKSKVRDKEQSKKYDLMVEEMKKAGYCDHCCDVILKYAANNLWKD is encoded by the coding sequence ATGGATTTTAAGGGCCTAATAGAGAAGGATAGGGAAAAAAGAAAGTCTGATAAATTCGAAATAACTTTCTTGGAATACTTAGATATGTTAAAAAATGATAAAGACATCTGTATGCTTGCACATCAGAGAATATACGAAATAATAATGAATAAAGGTGTGGATATACAAAATCCAGAAGAAAACCCACGTATAAGAAAAATATATGGAAATGAAACTATAAAAAAATATAATTTTTTTAAGGAAGACTTTTTTGGAATAGATATGACTCTAATGAAAATAGTTAATTTCTTTTATTCTGCTTCAATGAAGGGAGAAGAGTCAAGGCAGATTTTGTATCTGGTAGGGCCAGTTGGATCTGGAAAATCATCTATTGTTGAATCAATTAAAAAAGCACTTGAAAACAGCAGTGAGATTTATGCCTTAAAAGGCTGTCCAATGCATGAGGAGCCAATGCATCTTATTCCAAAGCATCTGAGAAAAACATTTGAGGAAGCTTTAGGGGTTCAAATTGAAGGAGACCTGTGTCCTGTATGCAGGAGCAGATTAAAAACAGAATATAATGGAGAATTTGAAAAGTTTCCAATTATTAAGACTGATTTTTCAATCAGATCACGAAAGGGAATTGGGGTTGTACCCCCAGTTGATCCAAATAACCAGGATGCTTCAGTATTAGTAGGATCTGTAGACATTTCTAAAATGGATTTATATTCAGAGGATGATCCAAGGATATTATCTTTAAATGGTGCATTTAATGTTGGAAATAGGGGAATTGTAGAGTTTATTGAGGTTTTTAAGAATGATGTAGAATATCTTCATACAATTATTACAGCTACTCAGGAAAAATCCATACCATCACCAGGCAAGGGATCCATGATATATTTTGATGGCGTTATAATTGCCCATTCTAATGAAGCTGAATGGAACAAGTTTAAAGCTGATCATACCAATGAGGCAATATTAGATAGAATTGTTAAGGTTGAGGTTCCATATTGCCTTGAGTTAAATGAAGAAACCAAAATATATGAAAAGATATTAAAGAAAAGTAATTATAAATCCCATATTGCGCCTCATACTATTGAAATTGCAGCTATGTTTGCTATACTCAGCAGACTTTCACCATCAAATAAGGTAGATCTGTTTACTAAGCTGAAGATCTATAATGGTGAGGACATTGTAGAAAAAGGAACTACTAAAAAAATTGATATTACTGAACTTAGGGAAGAAGCAGGGGTAAGAGAGGGCATGGAAGGAATATCTACCAGATTCATAATAAAAGCAATAGATAATGCCTTATCAGAATCAAGTTTTAATTGTATTAATCCATTAAGTGTAATGGAAAGCTTAATAAAATCCGTTAAAAATATGGATATTCAGGATGATGTAAAGAAAAAATATATTGCCCTTTTGCAGGATACAATTAGAAAGGAATACAATAAAATACTTGAAAAGGAAATAACAAAGGCATTTATTATAAGCTTTAGAGAACAGGCTGAAAGCCTCTTTAATAATTATTTAGATCATGCAGAAGCATTTGTAAATCTAACTAAAATAAAGGATACATCCACAGGTGAGCAGTTAGAGCCTGATGAAAAGTTTATGAGATCCATAGAAGAACAGATAGGAATTTCAGAAGGTTCTTCCAAAGGATTTAGAAGTGATGTAACATCTTATATGTTTTATCTGGTAAGAAAAGGCGGAAGAATAGATTATACTTCCTATGAACCTTTAAAAGAAGCAATTGAAAAAAAGCTTACTGCTTCAGTTAGGGAAATGTCAAGAATTATAACAAAATCAAAGGTTAGAGATAAAGAACAAAGCAAAAAGTATGATTTAATGGTTGAAGAGATGAAAAAGGCCGGGTATTGTGATCACTGCTGTGATGTTATTTTAAAATATGCTGCAAATAACCTTTGGAAGGATTGA